A genomic segment from Candidatus Methylomirabilota bacterium encodes:
- a CDS encoding zinc-binding dehydrogenase — protein sequence MSIPRTMKAVVLHGADEMRVQPWPVPEPGPGEVLLKVNVASICGTDVKVLHRTLMGQPAGEFVMGHEYAGTVAALGPGVDEFTIGDRVAVEVHKGCERCENCIRGWYTSCLNYGNLEKGHRAKGLTCDGGFAEYALNHINTLYRLPENLTFEQACMVTTAASPLWAIDLMGGYLAGETVLVQGPGPIGLIAVQLCRALGAERVILSGTRDERLAIGRRLGADVVVNVRRENLAERVREITGGKGADSVLECAGGPTSMQEALESVKRGGRIGVVAWYTGPVQMDMNLAVRSNVRIYAARGEGGMNCGRSLALMSAGKILADPIITHHFKLDAIGEAFETYMNRTGNALKVVLHV from the coding sequence ATGTCAATTCCGCGGACGATGAAGGCGGTCGTCCTCCACGGCGCCGACGAGATGCGCGTCCAGCCCTGGCCCGTGCCCGAGCCCGGGCCGGGCGAAGTGCTGCTGAAGGTCAACGTCGCCTCGATCTGCGGGACCGACGTCAAGGTCCTGCACCGCACGTTGATGGGCCAGCCGGCCGGGGAGTTCGTCATGGGCCACGAGTACGCCGGGACCGTGGCCGCGCTGGGGCCCGGGGTGGACGAGTTCACGATCGGCGATCGCGTGGCCGTCGAGGTGCACAAGGGGTGCGAGCGCTGCGAGAACTGCATCAGGGGCTGGTACACGTCCTGTCTCAACTACGGCAACCTCGAAAAGGGCCACCGCGCCAAGGGGCTCACCTGCGACGGCGGGTTCGCCGAGTACGCCCTCAACCACATCAACACCCTCTACCGGCTGCCCGAGAACCTCACCTTCGAGCAGGCATGCATGGTGACCACGGCGGCCTCGCCGCTGTGGGCGATCGACCTCATGGGCGGCTACCTGGCCGGCGAGACGGTGCTCGTCCAGGGCCCGGGGCCCATCGGGCTGATCGCGGTCCAACTTTGCAGAGCGCTGGGGGCCGAGCGCGTGATCCTCAGCGGCACCCGCGACGAGCGGCTGGCCATCGGCCGCCGGCTGGGAGCCGACGTCGTCGTCAACGTCCGCCGCGAGAACCTGGCCGAGCGCGTGCGTGAGATCACCGGGGGCAAGGGCGCCGACTCCGTTCTGGAGTGCGCGGGCGGCCCCACGTCGATGCAGGAGGCGCTGGAGAGCGTCAAGCGCGGCGGCCGCATCGGGGTGGTCGCCTGGTACACCGGTCCGGTGCAGATGGACATGAACCTGGCCGTCCGCAGCAACGTGCGCATCTACGCCGCCCGGGGTGAGGGGGGGATGAACTGCGGCCGGTCGCTGGCCCTCATGAGCGCCGGCAAGATCCTGGCGGATCCCATCATCACCCATCACTTCAAGCTGGATGCGATCGGCGAGGCCTTCGAGACTTACATGAACCGCACCGGGAACGCGCTGAAGGTCGTCCTCCATGTCTAG
- the hutU gene encoding urocanate hydratase, which produces MSTATGRPSEPIRAPRGASLSCRGWPQEAALRMLMNNLDPEVAERWEDLVVYGGSGKAARDWEAYHRIVATLRRLGPDETLLVQSGKPVGVFRTHPDAPRVLIANALLVPAWGDWEHFRKYEAMGLTMYGQMTAGSWIYIGTQGILQGTYETLGACARQHFGGTLEGRLVLTAGLGGMGGAQPMAITMNGGVGIIVEIDRERIERRLRLRYIDRATESIDEALRWAEEARRRRQPLSIALHGNAAESHPELARRGVRFDVVTDQTSAHDMLNGYVPAGLSVADAAALRARDPQAYLKSAYESLAAHMRAMLELQRAGAILFDYGNNIRREAANAGVTDFSYPGFVPAFIRPLFCEGQGPFRWVALSGDPEDIFTTDRALMEAFKENEHLVRWLRLAQERVPFQGLPARICWLGYGDRAKAGQIFNDLVASGRVQAPIVIGRDHLDAGSVASPNRETESMRDGSDAIADWPVLNALVNASAGATWVSVHHGGGVGIGYSIHAGMVVVADGTPDAARRLERVLTTDPGTGIMRHADAGYPEALAAARRHGLDLPGITT; this is translated from the coding sequence ATGAGCACGGCGACCGGGCGGCCGAGCGAGCCCATCCGGGCCCCGCGCGGGGCCTCGCTCTCCTGCCGGGGCTGGCCCCAGGAAGCGGCGCTCCGCATGCTCATGAACAACCTCGACCCCGAGGTCGCCGAGCGCTGGGAAGACCTCGTCGTCTACGGCGGCTCGGGCAAAGCCGCGCGCGATTGGGAGGCCTACCACCGCATCGTCGCCACGCTCCGGCGCCTGGGGCCCGACGAGACGCTGCTCGTGCAGTCGGGCAAGCCCGTCGGCGTCTTCCGCACCCATCCCGACGCGCCGCGCGTGCTCATCGCCAACGCCCTCCTCGTCCCCGCCTGGGGCGACTGGGAGCACTTCCGGAAGTACGAGGCGATGGGGCTCACGATGTACGGCCAGATGACGGCCGGCTCGTGGATCTACATCGGCACCCAGGGCATTCTCCAGGGCACCTACGAGACGCTCGGCGCCTGCGCACGCCAGCACTTCGGCGGCACACTGGAGGGACGGCTCGTCCTCACGGCCGGGCTGGGGGGCATGGGCGGCGCCCAGCCGATGGCCATCACCATGAACGGGGGCGTGGGGATCATCGTGGAGATCGATCGGGAGCGGATCGAGCGGCGGCTCCGGCTCCGCTACATCGATCGCGCCACCGAGTCGATCGACGAGGCGCTCCGCTGGGCCGAGGAAGCGCGCCGGCGGCGCCAGCCACTGTCGATCGCGCTCCACGGCAACGCCGCCGAGAGCCACCCCGAGCTGGCGCGGCGCGGCGTCCGCTTCGATGTCGTCACCGACCAGACGTCGGCTCACGACATGCTCAACGGGTATGTCCCCGCCGGACTGTCGGTGGCCGACGCCGCCGCCCTGCGCGCGCGCGACCCCCAGGCCTATCTGAAGTCGGCCTACGAGTCGCTGGCCGCCCACATGCGGGCGATGCTCGAGCTGCAGCGGGCCGGCGCCATTTTGTTCGACTACGGCAACAACATCCGGCGCGAGGCCGCGAATGCCGGCGTCACCGACTTCAGCTATCCCGGCTTCGTGCCCGCCTTCATCCGGCCGCTCTTCTGCGAGGGCCAGGGCCCCTTTCGCTGGGTGGCGCTCTCCGGCGACCCCGAGGACATCTTCACGACCGACCGCGCGCTGATGGAGGCCTTCAAAGAGAACGAGCATCTGGTCCGGTGGCTCCGCCTGGCCCAGGAGCGGGTGCCGTTCCAGGGGCTGCCCGCGCGCATCTGCTGGCTCGGGTACGGCGATCGGGCCAAGGCCGGGCAGATCTTCAACGACCTGGTGGCCTCGGGGCGCGTGCAGGCGCCCATCGTCATCGGCCGCGATCACCTCGACGCGGGCTCGGTGGCCTCGCCCAACCGCGAGACCGAGTCCATGCGCGACGGCTCCGACGCCATCGCCGACTGGCCGGTCCTCAACGCGCTGGTCAACGCGTCGGCGGGCGCGACGTGGGTCAGCGTCCACCACGGCGGCGGCGTGGGCATCGGCTACTCGATCCACGCGGGCATGGTGGTGGTCGCCGACGGCACCCCGGACGCCGCCCGGCGTCTGGAGCGCGTGCTCACCACCGACCCGGGCACCGGCATCATGCGCCACGCCGACGCCGGCTACCCGGAGGCCCTCGCCGCCGCCCGGCGCCACGGCCTCGACCTGCCGGGGATCACCACGTGA
- a CDS encoding hemolysin family protein: MDTIWLELVLVAVAILANGFFAGSEIAVVSARVGRLSRLRDEGVRGAASALRLKASPDVFLATIQIAITLVGTLASAVGGVAAVEALTPWLAGLPVPGAPAWAEPVALGLVIVAITYVSLVVGELTPKALALRAPERIACLVARPIEGLSHVSSRLVTVLTVSTRVVLRALGQRETAEVEVASEEDVRHLLREGAMRGVFEKVEAELVHNVFEFADTTVQEVMVPRPSILGLDVNTPPEDVLVQAVAIGRSRIPVYRDSVERPVGIVVIKDLLRAAAGGEPPVLARLLRPPLFVPETARLSVLLREFQRTQQSLALVVDEYGGVVGLVTLEDVLEEIVGDIREEGESVDVPFASRLADGSFIVEGSASVGDVRHRLGLPLPESPDYHTIAGLVIRSLDAIPTPGTMVTVAGLLLTVVDMEGPQIVKVKVQRGPA; the protein is encoded by the coding sequence ATGGATACCATCTGGCTCGAGCTCGTCCTCGTTGCCGTCGCCATTCTCGCCAACGGGTTCTTCGCCGGCTCCGAGATCGCCGTCGTCTCCGCCCGTGTCGGCCGCCTCAGCCGGCTGCGGGACGAGGGCGTGCGGGGGGCCGCCAGCGCGCTCCGGCTCAAGGCGTCACCCGATGTGTTCCTGGCCACCATCCAGATCGCCATCACCCTGGTGGGCACGCTGGCATCGGCCGTGGGCGGCGTCGCCGCCGTCGAGGCGCTGACGCCATGGCTGGCCGGGCTCCCGGTCCCGGGTGCTCCGGCATGGGCCGAGCCCGTGGCCCTGGGGCTGGTGATCGTGGCGATCACGTACGTATCCCTCGTGGTCGGCGAGCTGACCCCGAAGGCGCTCGCCCTGCGCGCCCCCGAGCGCATCGCCTGCCTCGTGGCCCGGCCTATCGAAGGCCTCAGCCACGTCTCCTCCAGGCTGGTGACGGTGCTCACCGTCTCGACGCGCGTGGTCCTGCGTGCGCTGGGGCAGCGGGAGACGGCCGAGGTCGAGGTCGCCTCCGAGGAGGACGTACGGCACCTCCTCCGGGAGGGGGCGATGCGAGGCGTGTTCGAGAAGGTGGAGGCGGAGCTGGTCCACAACGTCTTCGAGTTCGCCGACACGACCGTGCAGGAGGTCATGGTGCCGCGGCCGAGCATCCTCGGCCTCGACGTCAACACCCCGCCCGAGGACGTGCTGGTCCAGGCGGTAGCCATCGGGCGCTCCCGCATCCCGGTGTACCGCGACTCCGTCGAGAGGCCCGTGGGGATCGTGGTGATCAAGGATCTTCTGCGCGCCGCTGCCGGCGGCGAACCTCCCGTCCTGGCCCGCCTCCTTCGCCCGCCGCTCTTCGTGCCCGAGACCGCCCGGCTGAGCGTCCTGCTGCGGGAGTTCCAGCGCACGCAGCAGAGCCTCGCCCTGGTCGTGGACGAGTACGGGGGCGTGGTCGGGCTCGTGACGCTGGAGGACGTCCTCGAGGAGATCGTGGGCGACATCCGGGAGGAAGGGGAGTCCGTTGACGTGCCGTTCGCCAGTCGGTTGGCCGACGGCTCGTTCATCGTCGAGGGGAGCGCGTCGGTCGGCGACGTCCGGCATCGCCTCGGCCTGCCCCTGCCGGAGTCGCCCGACTATCACACGATCGCCGGCCTCGTCATCCGGTCCCTCGACGCGATCCCGACACCGGGGACCATGGTGACGGTCGCTGGCCTCCTCCTGACCGTCGTGGACATGGAGGGTCCCCAGATCGTCAAGGTCAAGGTCCAGCGCGGGCCGGCATGA
- a CDS encoding enoyl-ACP reductase: protein MSLLQGKTGIVFGVANKRSIAWAIAQALSGAGMRLAFTYQGERLKENVEDLASTLPNSLLYPCDVTSDAEIEAVFTSLGREVGALDVLVHSVAYAQKEDLEGGFTATSREGFRIAHDISAYSLVGLTRAALPLLEKSGQASVIAMTYYGSEKVAPGYNVMGVAKAALEASVRYLAADLGPRGVRVNAISAGPVNTLAARGIRGFTEILKHHADKAPLRRNIELREVGDAALFLASRLSSGITGEVIFVDCGYHIMAV from the coding sequence ATGAGCCTTCTGCAGGGGAAGACCGGCATCGTCTTCGGCGTCGCCAACAAGCGATCGATCGCCTGGGCCATCGCTCAGGCCCTCAGTGGGGCCGGCATGCGCCTGGCCTTCACCTACCAGGGCGAGCGGCTCAAGGAGAACGTCGAGGACCTCGCCTCGACGCTGCCCAACTCGCTGCTCTACCCGTGCGACGTGACGTCCGACGCCGAGATCGAGGCGGTCTTCACCTCATTGGGGCGGGAGGTCGGCGCGCTCGATGTCCTCGTGCACTCCGTCGCCTACGCGCAGAAGGAGGACCTCGAGGGCGGATTCACGGCGACCTCCCGCGAGGGCTTTCGGATCGCCCACGACATCTCGGCCTACTCGCTGGTGGGGCTGACCCGCGCGGCCCTGCCCCTGCTGGAGAAATCGGGACAGGCCTCGGTGATCGCCATGACCTACTACGGCTCCGAGAAGGTGGCCCCCGGCTACAACGTCATGGGCGTGGCCAAGGCCGCGCTGGAGGCCTCCGTCCGCTATCTGGCGGCGGACCTGGGCCCCCGCGGGGTCCGCGTGAACGCCATCTCGGCCGGCCCCGTCAACACCCTGGCCGCCCGCGGCATCCGCGGCTTCACGGAGATCCTGAAGCACCACGCCGACAAGGCGCCGCTGCGGCGCAACATCGAGCTGCGGGAGGTCGGCGACGCGGCGCTCTTTCTCGCCTCGCGCCTTTCCTCGGGGATCACGGGCGAGGTGATCTTCGTGGACTGCGGCTATCACATCATGGCGGTGTAG
- a CDS encoding aldolase/citrate lyase family protein, with protein sequence MIRNHVKQALRAGQPQFGTLLNFGDPLVAEMMAAVGFDWLLVDTEHGPIDLATLATMFATITRYPVAPLVRVHAIAEENFKRVLDAGAWGVLAPNVRSREEAEVLVASCKYPPAGVRSLGAGRFPLSFKTDAPTYFAHANDEILLIAQIEHIEAVKNIDAILGVPGIDACYVGPNDFCASMGLAPSLEPPHREFEEAMEAVLAAARRHGVAPGIHCATVETVNRRIGEGWTLVGMLNDQRLLVGAARAVRDAVRTERA encoded by the coding sequence GTGATCCGCAACCACGTGAAGCAGGCGCTCCGGGCGGGCCAGCCCCAGTTCGGCACCCTCCTCAACTTCGGCGATCCGCTCGTCGCCGAGATGATGGCCGCCGTCGGTTTCGACTGGCTCCTGGTCGACACCGAGCACGGCCCCATCGATCTCGCCACCCTGGCCACGATGTTCGCGACCATCACGCGCTATCCGGTGGCGCCGCTGGTCCGCGTCCACGCGATCGCGGAGGAGAACTTCAAGCGCGTGCTCGACGCCGGCGCCTGGGGCGTGCTGGCGCCGAACGTGCGCAGCCGCGAGGAGGCGGAGGTGCTGGTCGCCTCCTGCAAGTACCCGCCGGCCGGCGTGCGGAGCCTGGGCGCCGGGCGCTTCCCGCTCTCGTTCAAGACGGATGCCCCGACCTACTTCGCCCACGCCAACGACGAGATCCTCCTCATCGCCCAGATCGAGCACATCGAGGCCGTGAAGAACATCGATGCGATCCTCGGCGTCCCGGGGATCGACGCCTGCTACGTGGGGCCCAACGACTTCTGCGCGTCGATGGGGCTGGCGCCCTCGCTGGAGCCGCCCCACCGGGAGTTCGAGGAGGCGATGGAGGCGGTCCTGGCCGCGGCCCGGCGCCACGGCGTGGCGCCCGGGATCCACTGCGCGACCGTGGAGACGGTCAACCGGCGCATCGGCGAGGGCTGGACGCTGGTGGGCATGCTCAATGACCAGCGCCTGTTGGTCGGCGCCGCCCGGGCCGTGCGCGATGCGGTCAGGACGGAGCGCGCGTGA
- a CDS encoding LLM class flavin-dependent oxidoreductase: protein MTKLGLAVPFFHALPVAEYVALAREAETRGYDTAWTAEVSGPDAFTTMTLIASHTTRLRVATGVVPVQTRTPIVLGLTAATLGHLAPGRIALGLGVSSPIVVSQWHGLPFRKPLAQLREAVQVIRMVLTGERVTFDGEFYKVKNFRLTSPPPPQPVAIYLGALGPKMLELAGEIADGVLLNWLAPDTVRRSLPHVEKGARGAGRSLANFEIAAFIRTCVTDAPEAARQWLARDITGYAIVDAYAAFFRASGYAEEVEAVHRAWKAGDRAGAVKQISPRVVDGLGVIGPPEFCRERISGYAKAGLTMPVVFPFSPDADPRPSLLRTVRTFP, encoded by the coding sequence GTGACGAAGCTGGGGCTGGCGGTCCCGTTCTTCCACGCGCTGCCCGTCGCCGAGTACGTCGCCCTCGCCCGGGAGGCGGAGACGCGCGGGTACGACACGGCGTGGACCGCCGAGGTCTCCGGGCCCGACGCCTTCACCACGATGACGCTGATCGCCAGCCACACGACGCGCCTGCGCGTGGCGACGGGTGTCGTCCCCGTGCAGACGCGGACGCCGATCGTGCTGGGGCTCACCGCGGCGACGCTCGGCCATCTGGCGCCCGGCCGCATCGCCCTCGGCCTCGGCGTGTCGAGCCCGATCGTCGTCAGCCAGTGGCACGGCCTGCCCTTCCGAAAGCCGCTGGCCCAGCTGCGGGAGGCCGTCCAGGTGATCCGCATGGTGCTCACTGGCGAGCGCGTGACCTTCGACGGCGAGTTCTACAAGGTCAAGAACTTCCGGCTGACGTCGCCCCCGCCGCCTCAGCCAGTGGCGATCTACCTGGGGGCGCTGGGGCCGAAGATGCTGGAGCTGGCCGGCGAGATCGCCGACGGCGTGCTCCTCAACTGGCTCGCCCCCGACACCGTCCGCCGGTCCCTCCCGCACGTGGAGAAGGGCGCCCGCGGCGCCGGACGGAGCCTGGCCAACTTCGAGATCGCCGCCTTCATCCGCACCTGCGTCACCGACGCGCCGGAGGCCGCGCGCCAGTGGCTGGCCCGCGACATCACCGGCTACGCCATCGTGGACGCCTACGCGGCCTTCTTCCGGGCCTCCGGCTACGCCGAGGAGGTGGAGGCCGTGCACCGGGCCTGGAAGGCGGGCGACCGCGCCGGCGCCGTGAAGCAGATCTCGCCGCGCGTCGTGGACGGGCTCGGCGTCATCGGTCCGCCCGAGTTCTGCCGCGAGCGGATCAGCGGGTACGCGAAGGCCGGGCTCACGATGCCCGTCGTCTTCCCCTTCTCGCCGGACGCCGACCCGCGCCCCTCGCTCCTCCGCACCGTGCGGACCTTTCCATGA
- the kdsB gene encoding 3-deoxy-manno-octulosonate cytidylyltransferase, with amino-acid sequence MSLTVIGVIPARLGSTRLPRKVLREIAGRPMICHVYERARKAADLSEVLVATDALEVVETCRRFGIPAVMTSPDHPSGTDRVWEVAQTRAADVYVNIQGDYPLITVGHLHRLVEPFHARPDTQVSTLRIRATPAEVANPNAVKVVCDAAGRALYFSRHPVPYDRDGAGALHYKHVGLYAYRRAALEAFHRLPRSPLELAESLEQLRLLENGIPIVVVETDEPTIAVETEEELRAVEAYLAARRS; translated from the coding sequence ATGAGCCTCACCGTCATCGGCGTCATCCCCGCGCGGCTCGGCTCCACCCGGCTGCCGCGCAAGGTGCTGCGCGAGATCGCTGGCCGCCCCATGATCTGCCACGTGTACGAGCGCGCCCGCAAGGCGGCCGACCTCTCCGAGGTCCTCGTGGCCACTGACGCGCTCGAGGTGGTGGAGACGTGCCGGCGTTTCGGCATTCCGGCGGTGATGACGTCGCCCGATCACCCCTCGGGCACCGATCGCGTCTGGGAGGTGGCGCAGACGCGGGCGGCGGACGTGTACGTGAACATCCAGGGCGACTATCCGCTGATCACGGTCGGCCACCTGCACCGCCTGGTCGAGCCGTTCCACGCCCGGCCGGACACGCAGGTGAGCACGCTCCGGATCCGCGCCACGCCGGCGGAGGTGGCGAACCCCAACGCCGTCAAGGTCGTCTGCGATGCCGCCGGGCGGGCCCTCTACTTCTCGCGCCATCCGGTGCCCTACGACCGCGACGGCGCGGGCGCCCTCCACTACAAGCACGTCGGGCTCTATGCCTACCGCCGGGCGGCGCTGGAGGCGTTTCACCGGCTGCCCCGCTCGCCGCTCGAGCTGGCCGAGAGCCTCGAGCAGCTCCGGCTGCTCGAGAACGGCATCCCCATCGTGGTGGTGGAGACGGACGAGCCGACCATCGCCGTCGAGACCGAGGAGGAGCTGAGGGCCGTCGAGGCCTATCTGGCCGCTCGCCGCTCGTGA
- a CDS encoding mechanosensitive ion channel family protein has product MWWLLWPGVAFVVTLLAALALRGALLGAARKWARPGGVLAAFADAIGGPSLLWCLVLALYVAIEVALELSAMPSRLRGQLGLLLQAAVIVSVTLTLAGVLGTLIRRTSERQALGTAVTGLGQAVARGVVLVVGFLVLLGALGIQITPILTALGVGGLAVALALQDTLSNLFAGMHLLADQPMRVGDFIKIADNVEGYVVDVGWRSTRLRTPQNNIVIVPNKKLAESIITNYNLPQPPGALTLKVSVGYDVDPDRVEALLIEETRAAAGQVPGLLDSPEPVVLLIPGFGDFSLDFTLVCHTATLADQARVQHELRKRILRRFRAEGIDIPFPTRTVELRQTGTLPHQAEQQQRTDHRER; this is encoded by the coding sequence ATGTGGTGGCTGCTCTGGCCCGGTGTCGCGTTCGTGGTGACGCTGCTCGCGGCCCTCGCGCTGCGTGGCGCGCTGCTGGGGGCGGCCCGGAAGTGGGCGCGACCCGGCGGCGTGCTCGCCGCCTTCGCCGACGCCATCGGCGGGCCGTCGCTCCTGTGGTGTCTCGTGCTGGCGCTCTACGTCGCGATCGAGGTCGCGCTGGAGCTCTCCGCGATGCCCTCGCGCCTGCGCGGGCAGCTCGGGCTCCTCCTCCAAGCGGCGGTGATCGTTTCCGTGACCCTCACGCTGGCCGGCGTCCTGGGCACGCTCATCCGGCGAACCAGCGAGCGCCAGGCGCTGGGCACCGCCGTCACCGGCCTCGGGCAGGCGGTGGCGCGCGGCGTCGTCCTGGTCGTCGGATTCCTCGTCCTGCTCGGCGCGCTGGGGATCCAGATCACGCCCATCCTGACCGCGCTGGGCGTGGGCGGCCTGGCGGTAGCGCTGGCGCTGCAGGACACGCTCTCGAATCTCTTCGCCGGGATGCACCTGCTGGCCGACCAGCCGATGCGTGTCGGCGACTTCATCAAGATCGCCGACAACGTCGAGGGATACGTCGTCGACGTCGGCTGGCGATCGACTCGTCTGCGGACCCCCCAGAACAACATCGTGATCGTGCCCAACAAGAAGCTCGCCGAGTCGATCATCACGAACTACAACCTGCCCCAGCCGCCGGGCGCGCTGACGCTGAAGGTGAGCGTCGGCTACGACGTCGACCCCGATCGGGTGGAGGCTCTCCTCATCGAGGAGACCCGGGCCGCGGCCGGGCAGGTTCCCGGGCTGCTCGACAGCCCGGAGCCCGTCGTGCTCTTGATCCCGGGCTTCGGCGACTTCTCACTCGATTTCACGCTCGTGTGTCACACCGCCACCCTCGCCGACCAGGCGCGCGTGCAGCACGAGCTGCGCAAGCGGATCCTTCGCCGGTTCCGCGCGGAGGGGATCGACATCCCGTTCCCCACCCGGACCGTGGAGCTACGCCAGACGGGGACGCTCCCTCACCAGGCCGAGCAGCAGCAGCGCACCGACCATCGTGAGCGCTAG
- a CDS encoding MFS transporter has translation MRPGFFYGWVVVGAAALITCVGMGAMFSLGIFLKPIEESMGWSRTGISTIALLNWMAMGVGSFGWGALSDRFGTRIVALSGGALLGLGLVLSSQVTALWQLHLVFGILVGLAVGAFYAPLTSTATKWFTTNRGLAVSLVSAGIGLGVLIVSPLVRWITSLADWRIAMLVLGDLAWLVIIPAALLIRDQPGEVGQVAMGASPGGPPARQTGRDFSAGEVARAPQFWAIGLAHFACCAAHSGPIFHMVTHAIDQGVAVMTAATVLSVSGFTSIAGRIATGMIADRFGAKRTLVAGLTLQAILVFLYLFAHDAATFYALAALFGVAYGGVMPLYALLVREYFGEKVMGTAYGGVFLISTLGMGLGSFAGGWVFDHLGSYAWLFIGSTAIGAAAGLIALTVRAPRLSPAVAAS, from the coding sequence ATGCGGCCGGGGTTCTTCTACGGGTGGGTCGTCGTGGGCGCGGCCGCCCTCATCACCTGCGTCGGGATGGGCGCGATGTTCTCGCTCGGCATCTTCCTCAAGCCGATCGAGGAGTCGATGGGGTGGAGCCGCACCGGCATCTCCACCATCGCGCTGCTCAACTGGATGGCCATGGGAGTCGGGTCCTTCGGCTGGGGCGCGCTCTCCGATCGCTTCGGCACGCGCATCGTCGCCCTGTCCGGCGGAGCCCTCCTCGGCCTCGGCCTCGTCCTCTCGAGCCAGGTGACCGCCCTCTGGCAGCTCCATCTCGTCTTCGGCATCCTGGTGGGGCTCGCCGTGGGCGCCTTCTACGCGCCGCTCACCTCCACCGCCACCAAGTGGTTCACGACGAACCGCGGGCTGGCCGTATCGCTCGTGTCGGCCGGGATCGGCCTCGGCGTGCTGATCGTTTCCCCGCTGGTGCGCTGGATCACCAGCCTCGCCGACTGGCGGATCGCGATGCTGGTGCTGGGGGACCTCGCGTGGCTCGTGATCATCCCCGCCGCGCTGCTGATCCGGGACCAGCCGGGGGAGGTCGGTCAGGTGGCCATGGGGGCGTCGCCGGGGGGGCCGCCAGCCCGGCAGACGGGCCGCGACTTCTCGGCCGGTGAGGTGGCGCGCGCGCCGCAGTTCTGGGCCATCGGGCTGGCCCACTTCGCCTGCTGCGCGGCGCACTCGGGGCCGATCTTCCACATGGTGACGCACGCCATCGACCAGGGCGTGGCGGTGATGACCGCGGCGACCGTCCTCAGCGTGTCAGGGTTCACGTCGATCGCCGGCCGCATCGCGACCGGGATGATCGCCGACCGCTTCGGCGCCAAGCGCACGCTGGTCGCCGGGCTGACCCTGCAAGCGATCCTGGTCTTCCTCTATCTCTTCGCCCACGACGCCGCGACGTTCTACGCGCTGGCCGCCCTCTTCGGGGTGGCCTATGGCGGCGTGATGCCGCTCTACGCGCTCCTCGTGCGCGAGTACTTCGGCGAGAAGGTGATGGGCACGGCGTACGGCGGCGTCTTCCTCATCTCCACCCTCGGCATGGGGCTCGGCTCCTTCGCCGGGGGCTGGGTCTTCGATCACCTCGGCAGCTATGCCTGGCTCTTCATCGGCTCGACCGCAATCGGCGCCGCGGCCGGCCTCATCGCGTTGACGGTCCGCGCCCCCCGCCTGTCCCCCGCCGTCGCGGCCTCCTGA